A window from Oncorhynchus mykiss isolate Arlee chromosome 9, USDA_OmykA_1.1, whole genome shotgun sequence encodes these proteins:
- the LOC110531483 gene encoding calcium-binding protein 2, whose translation MTSGTRRLIGPVVSTLSPTTLRPNWDRGEADTLTTSRPTSSASMSKTPSTTSAASVTSATSAASVTSATSAASTDSKGGKSSQKSSASGSESAPKKVSKKEQKRQDMEKIHTTLLCSVFGAERELAQAELDELDFAFKEFDYDCDGYLNYKDVAECMRTMGYMPTEMELLEIVQQIKMRMGGLMDFDDFCELMGPRIMGETVDMLGLKELRSAFSQFDQDCDGKISQDEMKEAVKCFLGEKLKKGELEDILKEIDINGDGSVDFDEFVMILSIR comes from the exons ATGACCAGTGGGACCAGGAGGCTGATAGGGCCCGTCGTCTCAACCCTGTCCCCTACGACCTTGAGGCCAAACTGGGATCGAGGCGAGGCGGATACACTGACCACCTCCAGGCCCACTTCGTCTGCCAG TATGTCTAAGACCCCATCCACCACGTCTGCAGCCTCTGTAACCTCGGCAACGTCTGCAGCCTCTGTAACCTCGGCAACGTCTGCAGCCTCCACAGACAG CAAAGGTGGTAAATCCTCCCAGAAGTCCTCAGCCTCGGGTTCGGAGTCGGCTCCCAAGAAGGTGTCTAAGAAAGAGCAGAAGAGACAGGACATGGAGAAGATACACACCACCCTGCTCTGCAGCGTGTTTGGAGCG GAGAGAGAGTTGGCTCAAGCTGAGTTGGATG AGCTGGACTTTGCCTTCAAGGAGTTTGACTACGACTGCGACGGCTACCTGAACTACAAGGACGTGGCAGAGTGCATGAGGACCATGGGCTACATGCCCACTGAGATGGAGCTTCTGGAAATAGTACAACAGATTAAGATGAGGA TGGGTGGTCTGATGGATTTTGATGACTTCTGTGAGCTAATGGGTCCCAGGATAATGGGGGAGACTGTTGACATGCTGGGGCTGAAGGAGCTCAGATCAGCCTTCTCTCAG tTTGACCAAGACTGTGATGGGAAAATCAGTCAGGATGAGATGAAGGAAGCGGTGAAGTGTTTTCTGGGGGAGAAACTGAAGAAAGGAGAGCTGGAAGATATCCTCAAGGAGATTGACATCAATGGAGATGGAAGCGTCGACTTTGACG